GCGGCGGCGACTTCGGTAGGCCTGCAGCCAGAGCAAGCCGCGGCGTTGACAGCGGCGATTCTCAACACCGGTACGCAACAAGCTGAAGCTGGCGCGGCGCTTGATAGTTTTACGACTGCGCTGGGCAAGGGCAATCAAGTCTCCGCGACTGAACAAGCGGCCTGGAAGCGACTGGGGCTGGATTCCAAAGAGGTGGCGAGCGGCCTGCGCGACAAGGACGCCGCGCCGGGGACGGTGATGTCCGTGCTTGCAGCGTTGAACGCGCAGCCGGCCGACAAACGCACGAACCTTGCGTCTTCGCTGTTTGGCACCGGGAATGAGGCGGTGCTGCGCATGGCGCAGAAACTGGACGATGTGAATGCGGCCTTCTGGCAGGTGAAAGCTCCAGGCCAATACGCCACTTCACAACTGGGCAATGACGGCTCGGTGAAGCAGGACGCGCTGGCGCTATCGAATACCCTGCAAGGCCGGTTGAACGTCTTTAACGCCAGCAACGAACGGCTGTCGTTGGCCGCTGGCAATGCCGTGGCGCCTGTCATGGACAGCTCGTTGCAATGGCTCGGTTCGCTTAACGACGGCATGAGCGAGTTGGCCGAAACTTCACCCAAAGCCACCGCTGCCATTGTACTGGTCGGTGCGGCGCTCAAACCGCTGGTGGGCGCGCTGCTTAAAGCCATCACCGATGAGCTGAGCAATCGAGCGGCCAAGCGGATATTGGAGCCCGCGAGCGCTGCGAAAGCCGAGGTTGGCGGGAGCGTCGGTCGTTCCCTGCGAGGCATGAATACTTCAGCGCGCTCGTTGCGCTTCATGCCCGGAGCGCCTGTTCTCGGCGCCGTCCCCCAGTTGGTCGAAGGCGCAGTTAACGGCGACGTCCAGATGATTGGCGCAGGCCTGGGAGCTGCAGGCGGCGGCTGGGCCGGAGCTTCGGCAGGTGCAACTGCGGGCGCCACGATCGGCACCTTTTTCGGTCCGGGTATCGGCACCGCCATAGGTGGAGCCCTCGGCGCGATTGTCGGCGGTCTGGCGGGAAGCTGGATCGGCGGTGAGTCGGGTTCCTGGCTGGGCGAGAAGCTCGCCTCGCCCGTCGACAAACTCCCCCCGGCTGATCAAACCACGAGAGGGCTGCCCCAAGCCCAGGCCGCCACCCAGCAAAACGCCCTGACCGCGAACATCTACATCAATGGCCAAGACCAGGCCAGCGCCGCTCAATTGGCGAACCTGGTGGTGCAACAAATCACCAGCCAATTCCAACTCATGCCTAATTCACTTGCCATGCGCAGTGATGCGGCCCTGACTGACGGAGTGACCTGATGCGTCAGCAAATGGCGTTGGGCAGTTTCATTTTCGGGCTGTCTCGCAATTTCGCCTACCACTCCCTGGTTCGTACCTCGGACGGTGGCTGGAAAAGCATCGACATCCTCACCAGCAAACCCAAGTCCAGCCAGGTCGGCCAAGGCCTGCAAGGGCTGACGATTACCGGCAAGTCCATGTACGCGACCGCCATGGATCGACTCGATGAGCTGCGTGCATTGCAAGCGCTGCGCATCCCTTTGCCGCTGGTGGACGGCATCGGCCGCAACTGGGGCTTGTGGCAAATCAACAAGGTCTCGGAAACCCAGACCGAGATCATCGACGACGGCACCGCGATGGTGGTTGGCTGGGTGATTGAATTGACGGAGTTCGCCAATGCGTAGGGTTCGAAGCATCGCCGGCGACTCGGTGAATCTGTTGTTGTACCGCGAGCTCGGACGTTGTGATGACGCCGCCGAAGAAGCGCTCTGGCGGCTGAATCCGGGGCTGGCGGAATGGGGTCCGGTATTGCCTGCGGGCGTGTGGGTCGTCCTGCCGGAAGTGGAGCTCAAACCGGTTGCAACCCCATCGGTTTCGGCCTGGGATTAAGGAGGCGACATGTCATTGGGTTTTACACCTGCGGTAGAAATTTATGGCGCGAACGCCGCGCTGCTCAACCAGCGATTGCTCAGTTGGACGCACATCGATGCGGCGGGTATCGAGTCCGATCAACTGACGCTCACGCTCAGCCTGGAAGGGCTCGAGGGACTGCCCAGCCTTGAGGGGAAAATCGGCTTGCGGGTCGGTTACCAAGAGTCCGGGCTCGTGGATAAAGGTGAGTTCGTCGTGACCCGGCGCACACCGACATTGTTTCCCCTGCGCCTGACATTGGTGGCGACGGCGGCGCCGTTCAGCGCGTCGGACCAGACCGGTTTCAAGCAGCGCCGATCTGTCAGTCACGGCCCGACGACTCTGGGGACGTTGTTTCGTCAATTGACCTCGAGGCACGGATTTTCCCCTCGCGTCGCCCCCGAGTTGTCGCTGATCAAGATCGAGCACATCGACCAGTCCAACGAAACCGACATGGGATTCCTGACTCGGCTGGCCCATCGTTACGACGCGGTCGCCAAGCCGATCAACGAGTTGTATGTGCTGGCACGTCGCGGCCAGGCGAAATCGCTGTCGGGCAAAATCCTCCCGGACACAAAGCTGTCGGTGACGACGAACAATCGTCCAGGTGACCAAGCCTTTGTCTCTGCGGTTCTTGATGAAGCGGCCCGGGCGAAATACCAGGGCTGCAAGACCACTTGGTGGGATGCGGTGGCGGGCAAAGCGCGTGTCGAAGAAAGCGGTATCGCGCCATTCAAGACGCTGCGTCAGCGCTTCCAAAGCGCAGACGATGCCCGCGCCGCCGCTGAAGGGGAGGTACGCCGGATGATGCGCGAAGCGCTCAAGGTCACCATTGAATGCCCTGGCAATCCGGCGTTATCCGCAGAAGGCATCGTGCTGCTTGACCCAACCTGGCCGGATTTCATGCGCGGCCGCTGGTCGATCGACAAGGTCACCGCCAGCGGCGACCGGGAAAAAAGCTACCGCTGCAAGATCGAGGCGACTTGTCTGGATGCGAGGGGCTGACATTTGTTACCAGTGCACGTCGATCCAGCTAAAACGAACTGCTCGCGGTGTCTGGAGTAATCAAGTGCCGGCTTGGCGGCGTTCACCTATTAAGCATCCGTCGCGCGTCATCAAGGCTGATCTTCTCAATAATATGTCCCGGAACCTTGGAATCCGCGGACAAGTTATAGACCTGAAAGTCGTCGCTGACGATGTGCTCGGACATCAGTTTCAAGGAAGGCAGAATCCGGGTGCCGTAATGCTGGTCCAGTCCGCAAGGCGAGCGTTTGCTTTCCGATGTTTCATAGAATCGGCCAGCCGCCTGATTCAAGTCGAAGCCGACTAGGAAAACCTTGTTGAAACCCAGATGGTAGGCAGTTTGTAGGGCGAGATACATGACCGTTCGAGCATCGAAGCAGCCAAGGGACATGTCTTTGCTGAAGCCAATGTCCTTGCTTCGCTTGCTCAAGAGAAAACTGTCCCTGACAAGCGATTCCTGCGGGTTGAATAACGTTGTAAACATTGAGGCCCTGGGGGCCTTTTTCAAGCCGAAGGCGTTCCCGTTGGGCTTGGTTTGGACGATGTCGAACTGTTCCTCCCACAACGCAACGTTTTCACTGATTTGCATTGCGGTTGCGAAGAGTTCCGGCTGTTGAAGCGGGAAGTTGGTATCCGAGCATATGTAGAAAAAGGGCTTGGTGCCGGCTTGGCTGAACATGGATATAGCGCCGTTCATGGTAATCATCGGCACGGTTGAAAACTCTTCTATCGGGAAGCCTCTCGCCGAGTTGCCTGAGGCGATGATAAAAACCGGGCCACTTTTTATGTTCTTGCATTCACTGAAACTGGTCTGTTTAAAAGATGCAGCTGTTTCTGCGATGAGCGCTTTGCCCAGATTTTTCGCCCTGCTCATGTACGTCCCATTTTGTTATTCAAATGATCGACGATGCCCTTCAACCTCGTTAAGGAAATCGCCATGCCCATCACGCAAGCCCAACTGCTGCGTATTCTTCCAAACGCCGGCGCCAGTGCCGGCGTTTTTGCACCTGTCCTGAACATCGCCATGGGCCGTTACCAGATTATCGGCCTCAAGCGTGTCGCCGCGTTTATCGCCCAGGTCGGCCATGAGTCCGGCCAGCTACGTTATCTACGGGAGCTGGGCAACGATGTTTATTTATCAAAGTATGACACCGGTCGGCTGGCTTCGTGCCTGGGTAATACGCCTGAAGCGGACGGTGACGGTCAAAGGTACCGGGGGCGTGGGCTGATCCAGATTACCGGTCGGGCGAACTACCAGGCTTGCGGTGAGGCGCTGGGCCTTGATCTGGTCGCGGAACCGGCGCTGCTGGAGCAACCCCAGTGGGCCGCGCTTTCGGCTGCGTGGTTCTGGGCCTCACGGGGGCTTAATCCTCTCGCGGACGCCGGCGATTTCGACGCGATCACCCGGCGAATCAACGGCGGCCAGAACGGCGCCGCGGACCGCCAGGTTTTATATGGGCGAGCGCTGCGGGTGCTGGAATGAACCCGGCCCTGCTGAGGTTTCTGCCTCTCACCGCCGTGGTTTTTTTGCTGCTGACGACCAGCGTGGCCTGGAAAATCCAGGACTGGCGTTACGGCAAGACGTTGGCCGAGCTGGCCAATTCCCACGCTGAAACCCTGAGAAAGATGAGCGTTGCAGCGGCCGCTTCGCAGCAAAGAGAAACAGAAAGACGCCTCGCCCTCGAACAGCAACTTTCCGCCAGCGAGCAAATCCACTACCGAGCCTTGAGCGATGCCCAACGTGACCAGGATCGCTTGCGCGATCGCCTTGCTACTGCCGATGTCCGGCTGTCAGTCCTCCTCGACGCCGACGATGTTGCCGCCGGCTGTGCAGTGCCTGCCGCCCCCGGCGCCAGCGGCATGGATCATGGTGCCCCACGCGCCCGACTTGACCCGGCGCATGCTCAACGAATTATCGCCATCACCGACGCGGGTGACCGTGGACTGATTGCGCTGCAGGCTTGCCAGGCTTACGTCAGTGCGCTGGGCCGGTGATCTGCCGAGCCTTGCATGCTTCGGATGGTCGTGTACGGTAGGCCCCAATCGCGTCGAATCAGGAGAGCTTCATGGACGACATTACCGAACTGGCCGCTGAATTGGG
This is a stretch of genomic DNA from Pseudomonas marvdashtae. It encodes these proteins:
- a CDS encoding phage tail tape measure protein, coding for MIISAGDRLPGFNLALENLGLKLGLLTTAVESLTLKLSVQRAFFQTMGAGAKGESANDPKGKAGRGIEPPALLKPAIEMDSAMADLKQAGQFTPRQIAEMAEPTQRIASAPLVAAGGTTAVELVRMQSLAAKNGIGSELPNASDRQLALLRFASDAGVTASTFRMPAMDAAEMLLGWRTSMKLSAGKAFDLADATNHLGKISGGAKASDIGTVLQRDGAAATSVGLQPEQAAALTAAILNTGTQQAEAGAALDSFTTALGKGNQVSATEQAAWKRLGLDSKEVASGLRDKDAAPGTVMSVLAALNAQPADKRTNLASSLFGTGNEAVLRMAQKLDDVNAAFWQVKAPGQYATSQLGNDGSVKQDALALSNTLQGRLNVFNASNERLSLAAGNAVAPVMDSSLQWLGSLNDGMSELAETSPKATAAIVLVGAALKPLVGALLKAITDELSNRAAKRILEPASAAKAEVGGSVGRSLRGMNTSARSLRFMPGAPVLGAVPQLVEGAVNGDVQMIGAGLGAAGGGWAGASAGATAGATIGTFFGPGIGTAIGGALGAIVGGLAGSWIGGESGSWLGEKLASPVDKLPPADQTTRGLPQAQAATQQNALTANIYINGQDQASAAQLANLVVQQITSQFQLMPNSLAMRSDAALTDGVT
- a CDS encoding phage tail protein, encoding MRQQMALGSFIFGLSRNFAYHSLVRTSDGGWKSIDILTSKPKSSQVGQGLQGLTITGKSMYATAMDRLDELRALQALRIPLPLVDGIGRNWGLWQINKVSETQTEIIDDGTAMVVGWVIELTEFANA
- a CDS encoding tail protein X, producing the protein MRRVRSIAGDSVNLLLYRELGRCDDAAEEALWRLNPGLAEWGPVLPAGVWVVLPEVELKPVATPSVSAWD
- a CDS encoding contractile injection system protein, VgrG/Pvc8 family, producing MSLGFTPAVEIYGANAALLNQRLLSWTHIDAAGIESDQLTLTLSLEGLEGLPSLEGKIGLRVGYQESGLVDKGEFVVTRRTPTLFPLRLTLVATAAPFSASDQTGFKQRRSVSHGPTTLGTLFRQLTSRHGFSPRVAPELSLIKIEHIDQSNETDMGFLTRLAHRYDAVAKPINELYVLARRGQAKSLSGKILPDTKLSVTTNNRPGDQAFVSAVLDEAARAKYQGCKTTWWDAVAGKARVEESGIAPFKTLRQRFQSADDARAAAEGEVRRMMREALKVTIECPGNPALSAEGIVLLDPTWPDFMRGRWSIDKVTASGDREKSYRCKIEATCLDARG
- a CDS encoding lipopolysaccharide biosynthesis protein — translated: MSRAKNLGKALIAETAASFKQTSFSECKNIKSGPVFIIASGNSARGFPIEEFSTVPMITMNGAISMFSQAGTKPFFYICSDTNFPLQQPELFATAMQISENVALWEEQFDIVQTKPNGNAFGLKKAPRASMFTTLFNPQESLVRDSFLLSKRSKDIGFSKDMSLGCFDARTVMYLALQTAYHLGFNKVFLVGFDLNQAAGRFYETSESKRSPCGLDQHYGTRILPSLKLMSEHIVSDDFQVYNLSADSKVPGHIIEKISLDDARRMLNR
- a CDS encoding glycoside hydrolase family 19 protein encodes the protein MPITQAQLLRILPNAGASAGVFAPVLNIAMGRYQIIGLKRVAAFIAQVGHESGQLRYLRELGNDVYLSKYDTGRLASCLGNTPEADGDGQRYRGRGLIQITGRANYQACGEALGLDLVAEPALLEQPQWAALSAAWFWASRGLNPLADAGDFDAITRRINGGQNGAADRQVLYGRALRVLE
- a CDS encoding lysis system i-spanin subunit Rz, with protein sequence MNPALLRFLPLTAVVFLLLTTSVAWKIQDWRYGKTLAELANSHAETLRKMSVAAAASQQRETERRLALEQQLSASEQIHYRALSDAQRDQDRLRDRLATADVRLSVLLDADDVAAGCAVPAAPGASGMDHGAPRARLDPAHAQRIIAITDAGDRGLIALQACQAYVSALGR